A single region of the Sandaracinaceae bacterium genome encodes:
- a CDS encoding DUF2894 domain-containing protein — MSDAALDPAALRATLDELVVRGVEVWDAPGAALVRTLLTKAEGLTGVARAHLLKRANARLVGLTQDFERARERAGQTYAQLARQGLDPAKRLDGALQYGRFDEVERAARRYDETRIAARRAIVQPWLERLSQEAQARGLSQPPPPPDTEVGLPSPSPERETVTGLAAAIYQDAAADATARLVVAQARTELPEHAGRYHAPSVAARALEALDQLAPAYLRVQVARLEAIGALQRWVVPPPPEKPSRAKAKGKSPKGKKGATSRAQSANAKGASRSKPASDDAPAGDDVGPNRDAMEAAE, encoded by the coding sequence GTGAGCGACGCCGCGCTCGATCCCGCCGCCTTGCGCGCAACGCTCGACGAGCTCGTCGTGCGCGGGGTCGAGGTGTGGGACGCGCCTGGCGCAGCGCTGGTGCGCACGCTGCTCACGAAGGCCGAGGGGCTGACGGGGGTCGCCCGCGCGCACCTCCTCAAACGAGCCAACGCGCGCCTCGTGGGGCTCACCCAGGACTTCGAGAGGGCGCGCGAACGGGCCGGGCAGACCTACGCGCAGCTGGCACGCCAAGGGCTGGACCCCGCCAAGCGGCTGGACGGGGCGCTGCAGTACGGGCGCTTCGACGAGGTGGAGCGCGCCGCGCGCCGCTACGACGAGACCCGGATCGCCGCCCGCCGCGCCATCGTGCAGCCGTGGCTCGAGCGCCTGAGTCAGGAAGCCCAGGCACGCGGCCTGTCGCAACCACCACCTCCGCCCGACACGGAGGTGGGGCTCCCCAGCCCGAGCCCCGAGCGCGAGACCGTGACCGGGCTCGCGGCCGCCATCTACCAGGACGCGGCCGCCGACGCGACGGCTCGCCTGGTCGTGGCCCAAGCGCGCACGGAGCTCCCGGAGCACGCGGGTCGGTACCACGCACCCTCCGTGGCAGCGCGAGCGCTCGAAGCGCTGGACCAGCTCGCCCCCGCCTACCTGCGCGTGCAGGTCGCGCGCCTCGAAGCCATCGGGGCCCTGCAGCGTTGGGTCGTCCCGCCGCCCCCAGAGAAGCCGAGCCGCGCGAAGGCCAAGGGCAAGAGCCCGAAGGGCAAAAAGGGCGCGACGAGCAGGGCCCAAAGCGCCAACGCCAAGGGGGCCTCGCGCTCGAAGCCCGCATCGGACGATGCACCCGCGGGTGACGACGTGGGACCCAACCGCGACGCGATGGAGGCGGCGGAGTGA
- a CDS encoding zinc-dependent peptidase: MTREVLAIVWRAVVALVVAAALVALGVRGGSSGVAVAGPIVAMGVLWFSLRRPLRAWRAARAPLDPEVTTLLERHVRHFAGLSDAQRDAFSRRVARLLATLEFESVDGARDTLELRVMAVAGAALLYVGRDDLQLDETRSVVFYPDAFSEDYDVAHDARIAGMVHRQGPVLFSERALRDGWDRSSDGYNVSVHEWAHVLDLEDGFADGIPGLAAGSQAEEQALLTHELARARGGRSVLRDYAGTNRAELFAVATEVFFERPALMRKSHSQLYDVLTAWLRIDPETLLGEANAAPPSPSRARRKGGAKRGSKR; the protein is encoded by the coding sequence ATGACCCGAGAAGTGCTGGCCATCGTGTGGCGCGCCGTCGTCGCGCTCGTCGTCGCGGCCGCCCTCGTCGCGCTGGGTGTGCGCGGCGGCTCCTCCGGGGTCGCCGTGGCCGGACCCATCGTCGCCATGGGCGTCCTGTGGTTCTCGCTCCGCCGCCCGCTGCGCGCGTGGCGGGCGGCCCGAGCGCCGCTCGACCCGGAGGTGACGACCCTGCTCGAGCGGCATGTTCGTCACTTCGCTGGGCTGAGCGACGCGCAGCGCGACGCGTTCAGTCGCAGGGTGGCACGCCTGCTCGCGACCCTCGAGTTCGAGAGCGTGGACGGTGCCCGGGACACGCTGGAGCTGCGGGTCATGGCCGTGGCTGGAGCCGCCCTGCTCTACGTGGGGCGCGACGACCTACAGCTCGACGAGACCCGCTCGGTGGTGTTCTACCCCGACGCCTTCTCGGAGGACTACGACGTCGCGCACGACGCGCGCATCGCAGGGATGGTGCACCGTCAGGGGCCGGTGCTCTTCTCCGAGCGAGCCCTGCGAGATGGCTGGGACCGCTCGTCGGACGGCTACAACGTGTCGGTCCACGAGTGGGCGCATGTACTGGACCTCGAGGACGGCTTCGCCGACGGCATCCCGGGACTGGCCGCTGGGTCGCAAGCGGAGGAACAGGCGCTGCTCACCCACGAGCTGGCGCGGGCCCGCGGGGGCCGCTCCGTGCTGCGCGACTATGCCGGCACCAACCGCGCCGAGCTGTTCGCGGTGGCCACCGAGGTCTTCTTCGAGCGCCCCGCGCTCATGCGCAAGAGCCACTCCCAGCTCTACGACGTGCTCACTGCGTGGCTCCGGATCGATCCGGAGACCTTGCTGGGCGAAGCGAACGCGGCGCCCCCGAGCCCATCCCGCGCACGGCGCAAGGGAGGCGCCAAGCGCGGGAGCAAGCGCTGA